From the Orenia metallireducens genome, one window contains:
- a CDS encoding ECF transporter S component produces MKFTVRQLTITGILGAISLLLGSTPLGFIPVPTPAGSATIMHIPVIIGAIIEGPLVGGAVGLIFGLFSFLRGGAALFSDPIIAILPRVLIGIFAAYAYMAIKNNLMATGIAAIVGTITNTVGVLSLGVIRGYLPNWETAVTIAVSHGIPEVIIAVLITVAIAKGLQRSRLAA; encoded by the coding sequence ATGAAATTTACAGTAAGACAATTAACGATAACTGGAATACTAGGAGCGATATCATTATTACTAGGCTCAACACCACTAGGATTTATCCCAGTTCCTACTCCAGCAGGTTCAGCAACTATAATGCATATCCCAGTGATTATTGGGGCGATTATAGAGGGACCTTTAGTTGGAGGTGCTGTTGGTTTGATATTTGGCTTGTTCAGTTTTTTGCGTGGTGGTGCTGCCTTATTTTCAGATCCAATAATAGCTATTCTCCCAAGGGTCTTGATTGGTATATTTGCTGCATATGCATATATGGCTATTAAAAATAATTTAATGGCAACAGGTATAGCGGCTATAGTAGGTACTATAACCAATACCGTTGGTGTGTTATCCTTGGGAGTAATTAGAGGTTACTTACCTAACTGGGAAACGGCTGTTACTATTGCTGTTAGTCATGGAATTCCAGAAGTTATAATTGCTGTACTAATTACTGTGGCTATTGCTAAGGGATTGCAAAGATCCCGTTTAGCAGCTTAG